One part of the Rhodopirellula bahusiensis genome encodes these proteins:
- a CDS encoding polymorphic toxin-type HINT domain-containing protein — MKATRFETRFGFRYSMGFLLVGVICVGVAGIESQAVAADAEWSEQLVDASSVGDATLRNQLLENPPANSNAQSLANALKGRLKNTNGEWVSIEESIEDDARSNRIAEYEKRRDSSEDTAADHWQLSRWCRAEHMPGRSRAHAFRVVELQRNHAAANRYLGNVRVGDTWVAAEEAAQQQKELSDTQRNLRVHSPKIRSIAEAFGSEDAAAQLKANKQLGRIDTPDAIVPVAQQAFNGPDEFSIAAVEWLKQRNEKQAAVSLARLAVFDQRRGLRDLATESLKTTDPMLFVPTMLDWCQGTIESTHGLIFNEGDGSFQVVRQYRREDVEGVKVLDSVTQVVAVRPAIRATGVIAGRDAIESLQAESARDASVVRSEAEEFNARSRWLQARTAAVIQQLDSDYDGDQSAEGMRDWWYAYRGYGDTGLPPEERRLVRNMAYRQVGNLAPIGSTPRRALQTSSGSGDRQIASEPSSSQPMTLPQKRAAAVPRAKIGVYVRPAADCLVAGTLVWTDRGMRPVENLRLGDQVLSCDVQTGTLSYQSVLRQTVREPEPLTKIQLGSDEIVASKGHPFWVVGRGWTTTEQLVPGDALHGAKGVAVVDSLTSASADKTYNLVVEQNHSYFVGKSRILSHDAEVERPDGIAMPGVAL, encoded by the coding sequence ATGAAGGCGACGAGATTTGAAACAAGGTTTGGCTTTCGCTACTCGATGGGATTCCTATTGGTCGGCGTGATCTGTGTTGGCGTTGCCGGGATTGAATCCCAGGCGGTCGCAGCAGACGCGGAATGGTCGGAGCAACTGGTCGATGCGTCTTCGGTTGGAGATGCCACCCTGCGAAATCAATTGCTCGAGAACCCACCTGCGAATTCGAACGCCCAGTCGTTGGCCAACGCTTTGAAGGGTCGGCTAAAAAACACCAATGGAGAGTGGGTGTCGATCGAAGAATCGATCGAAGATGACGCGAGGTCCAATCGGATCGCTGAATACGAAAAGCGACGAGACTCTTCCGAAGACACGGCGGCTGATCACTGGCAGCTATCGAGGTGGTGTCGCGCCGAACACATGCCCGGTCGGTCCCGCGCTCATGCGTTTCGCGTGGTTGAATTGCAACGGAACCATGCTGCGGCGAATCGTTACCTCGGAAACGTTCGTGTTGGTGATACTTGGGTTGCGGCGGAGGAAGCGGCCCAGCAACAAAAAGAATTGTCGGACACTCAAAGAAATCTTCGAGTTCACTCGCCGAAAATTCGTTCCATTGCCGAAGCGTTCGGGTCAGAGGATGCCGCTGCGCAGCTCAAAGCAAACAAACAGCTTGGACGCATCGACACCCCCGACGCGATCGTTCCGGTCGCGCAGCAAGCCTTCAATGGTCCGGATGAATTCTCAATCGCTGCTGTGGAATGGCTGAAGCAGCGAAACGAAAAACAAGCAGCAGTCTCGTTGGCACGCTTGGCAGTCTTCGATCAGCGCAGAGGCTTGCGTGATCTGGCGACGGAGTCGTTGAAAACCACCGACCCGATGCTTTTCGTGCCGACCATGTTGGATTGGTGTCAAGGAACGATTGAGTCAACACACGGTTTGATCTTCAATGAGGGTGATGGTTCGTTTCAAGTTGTGCGGCAATATCGCCGTGAAGATGTCGAGGGTGTGAAAGTGCTTGATTCGGTCACTCAGGTCGTTGCTGTTAGGCCAGCGATTCGGGCGACCGGGGTGATTGCTGGTCGAGACGCAATCGAAAGTTTGCAAGCCGAAAGTGCTCGCGATGCAAGTGTTGTTCGTTCCGAAGCGGAGGAGTTCAATGCTCGAAGTCGTTGGCTGCAAGCTCGAACGGCTGCTGTGATTCAGCAGCTCGATTCGGACTACGACGGCGATCAATCTGCGGAAGGGATGCGAGATTGGTGGTACGCATATCGTGGGTACGGCGACACAGGATTGCCGCCTGAGGAACGTAGATTGGTTCGAAATATGGCCTATCGTCAGGTCGGAAATCTTGCACCAATTGGCTCGACTCCGCGTCGAGCATTGCAAACTTCATCCGGCAGCGGTGATAGGCAAATTGCCAGCGAGCCATCTAGTAGCCAGCCAATGACTTTGCCTCAGAAGCGTGCCGCTGCTGTTCCACGCGCCAAGATTGGCGTCTATGTGCGTCCGGCAGCGGATTGCTTGGTGGCGGGAACGCTCGTTTGGACCGATCGCGGAATGCGACCTGTCGAGAACCTGCGATTGGGCGATCAAGTGTTGAGCTGCGACGTTCAGACTGGCACGCTGAGTTACCAAAGCGTTTTGCGACAAACCGTCCGTGAACCCGAGCCACTGACAAAAATCCAGCTTGGTAGTGACGAGATTGTCGCGTCCAAAGGTCACCCTTTTTGGGTGGTCGGACGCGGCTGGACGACGACGGAGCAGCTGGTTCCAGGTGATGCACTGCATGGTGCAAAAGGAGTGGCAGTTGTCGATTCGCTCACTTCAGCTTCCGCCGACAAAACCTACAATTTGGTGGTGGAGCAAAATCACAGCTATTTCGTTGGCAAATCGCGAATTCTGTCGCATGATGCAGAAGTGGAGCGACCTGACGGCATCGCGATGCCGGGTGTCGCTTTGTAG
- a CDS encoding DUF1501 domain-containing protein has translation MKLHRTCDGIVRRDFLRAGTLGLGAVALPGMSLPTLLRAEEAGRVLPGGAKRAIFIELNGGPSHIDTFDPKPDASDGVRGQFKPIRTNVPGIQISEHLPKLAQVADKFAILRGVSHTLAAHQLGREYINCGTRPIPSLEYPSYGAVMTRERPGDHNIPNHVAIPKASHGAGFLGIQHAALETKATPAPNKPFSVRGIALPGNVSIDEVTRRQSLLKKLDRRFAALENDESLLQGLDRFGEQAYAMITSSRAREAFDISREPESMQKQFSEDPFSQSCLLALRLVESDVRFVSLQLGGWDTHQDNFTKLKEQQLPKLDSGLSGLLIGLEQRGLLESTAVFVTGEFGRTPKINDRSAEGGRDHYPRCMFMLMAGGNVRGGQVIGESDDTAAGPRHEAITPDDVAASFYQNLGIDPAMEFDSETGRPITLVRDGKPINALFS, from the coding sequence ATGAAACTTCATCGAACTTGCGATGGTATCGTTCGTCGCGATTTTCTTCGTGCGGGGACGCTGGGATTGGGTGCGGTCGCGTTGCCGGGCATGTCTTTGCCAACATTGCTGCGAGCGGAGGAAGCCGGGCGAGTCCTTCCCGGCGGTGCCAAACGTGCCATCTTCATCGAACTCAACGGTGGACCATCGCACATCGACACGTTTGATCCAAAACCTGATGCAAGCGATGGAGTACGCGGTCAGTTCAAGCCCATTCGAACGAACGTTCCCGGCATTCAAATCAGCGAACACCTGCCGAAACTGGCACAGGTCGCAGACAAATTCGCGATTCTTCGAGGCGTCAGCCACACACTCGCAGCGCATCAACTGGGGCGTGAGTACATCAATTGCGGCACCCGTCCGATCCCTTCGTTGGAATACCCCAGCTATGGCGCGGTGATGACTCGTGAACGTCCGGGCGATCACAACATCCCAAACCACGTTGCGATCCCCAAAGCATCTCACGGCGCGGGATTCCTTGGTATTCAGCATGCCGCACTGGAGACAAAGGCTACCCCGGCGCCCAACAAACCATTTTCAGTGCGAGGAATCGCGTTGCCGGGCAATGTTTCCATTGACGAAGTCACCCGGCGGCAAAGCCTTCTGAAGAAGCTCGATCGTCGATTCGCTGCCCTTGAGAACGACGAGTCGCTACTACAGGGACTGGACCGCTTTGGTGAACAAGCCTACGCAATGATCACATCGTCACGTGCTCGCGAGGCCTTCGACATTTCACGCGAACCGGAAAGCATGCAAAAGCAGTTTAGCGAAGACCCGTTCAGCCAAAGCTGCTTGCTCGCCCTTCGATTGGTCGAATCGGATGTTCGCTTCGTGTCACTTCAGCTCGGAGGCTGGGACACTCACCAAGACAACTTCACGAAGTTGAAGGAACAACAACTGCCCAAGCTGGACTCTGGGCTCAGTGGACTTCTGATCGGGTTGGAACAGCGTGGTCTCCTGGAATCCACCGCAGTGTTTGTTACTGGCGAATTTGGACGCACTCCCAAAATCAACGACCGGAGCGCGGAGGGTGGTCGCGATCACTACCCACGCTGCATGTTCATGTTGATGGCGGGCGGCAACGTTCGTGGAGGACAAGTGATCGGGGAAAGCGATGACACCGCCGCGGGACCGCGGCACGAAGCAATCACGCCCGACGACGTCGCGGCCAGTTTCTATCAGAACCTCGGCATCGATCCCGCCATGGAATTCGACAGCGAGACAGGTCGTCCCATCACGTTGGTTCGCGATGGCAAACCGATCAACGCGTTATTCAGTTGA